In Sphingobacterium sp. SYP-B4668, the sequence TCTTCCCGTATTCCCTGGGGACGACCCTCGCGAATTTTGGGTACGTGCTGAAGATAGAACTAGCGAGACCGCATCTTTGTACGATCAACTAGGGTTAGCAGATTACGAAGCTATTGAAGCATTTGTAAGATGGAAATTTGACTAATATAGTCTTCCTAATAAATATAGAAGGGTAGATTCTTAACGGATTTACCCTTTTTTATGTATAATCGTTAATCACACTCGGCTATTAACCTGTTAGGCCCTCAACGGTCACACTCGCTCGTTGTTCACGAATAGCGGAGAAAGATTTTGGCTTATCCTATACTGAGAGGGAATGTTTTATTTAGAGAACCAAGAGAGCACATTCACCAAGAGAGTCAATGCTGTTCAATGTCACAATGGCCATATATCTAAGTGAGTTTGGAACATAGCCAAAGAATTTTTTGAATGCCGTTGTAAAATGCGTGGCATGCTTATACCCCAACTGTTGGCTGATCATGCTGATTTTGAGGTCATGATCCTTTAGCAGTTGCTTTGCTTTTTGCATTTTGCACTCTAAAATGTAATTAAAGACCGTCTTTCCGAAGAAGAGTTTGAAATGTTTTTTTAGATACTGCTCATTAGTGCCCACTTCTCTCGCTAGCTGTGGGATTGTATAGTTCTGTCCAAGGTTGTTCTCAATGATTCGCTTGGCCAGATTCACTTTCTCCACATCCATTTCTCTTAAATGTACATTCTTCCTTTCTCGCACTAACTCCAGGTGCTCGAGAAGTCGGCAAAAAATGTTCAACGATTTTGCCCTATAGAATGTCGATGCCAATCTTTCTGGAAATTGCGTATGTACCAAATCGAGCACTGTTGTGTGAAGTGAGGGAACGTAGAATGTGTGAGGAGCTGTGAAGGAGCGAAGGAGTGTAATCATGTTTTCATGGTGATAGAATTCTATTTCACTACTTTCCAAAAAACCATCCCTAAAAGTTAGCATCAATACTTGGGCTTCTGCATTTTCGGCTGCCAGATATAAGTCTACGCCCTTTGAGTATACAAAGCAACAATGTTCTTCTTTTAATTCAATGTGTTCTTGCTCTACAAGAAGCGTACTTTTCCCTCTTGTGGAGACCACCAAAATTGAACTATTGTCCATTGTGTTATGGACAATGAAGTCTTCGTCCAAGGACATGTGCTTCACTTCATAGTCATTGCGTGTATGTAGAGATACCCTTTCGGCAACTTGGCTCATATTAATTTATTGATATTGGGGGTTAATTTCGGATTGTTGAAGTTGTTTTTCCGATATCGTCACCCTCTTGTTTAGATTTAATCTAAATTTGCAGCTCTTATTTAGACTTGTTCTAAGTCAAAGATAGGGAATTTTACAAAGATTAACTAAAAAAGGTCAAGGATGATAAAAAAATACTTTTCGATTTTATTACTTATTTTCATGACAACTTACGCTGTTGATGTGCTCGGACAGACACATTTGACGGTAGAAGGGCGTGTTGTTGAGGAAGACGAGCGGACACCCATAAAAGGTGTTTCTGTTTCTGTTAAAGAAAATGACAGATCAGGAAGTGTGATCACGGGATCGCAAGGCTCTTTTCGGATTCGTGCCCACCAAGGGCAGACACTAGTCGTGTCCCATATCGGTTATTTGACACAAGAGATACAGCTGGAGAGGGGACAGACCAATCTTGAAATCACCTTGATCAAAGATTTCAAAATGCTTTCTGAAGTGATTGTTACTGGAGCGCTCGGGATAAAACGACAGTCTAGGGAACTCGGTACATCGGCGCAGTCGGTGAGCAATGAAGAACTGAATTTAGGAAAAGTGGTGAACCCACTATTGGCGTTGTCAAGCAAAGTTGCAGGTTTGAGAATCAATGCTACAGATTTGACTACCGGTAAGACCGATCCCGGAATTCAAATCCGGTTGAGAGGTACGCGCTCGATGAATCGCGATAAGAATGACCCCTTGTACGTGGTGGATGGCGTACCTTTGCCAGATATTAGTCGTATCAATCCAAATGATATACAAGATATCACTGTGCTGAAAGGAGCTAACGCAGCAGCGCTATATGGGTCAGAAGGCGTCAACGGGGCCATAATGATTACCACCAAGTCTGGGAAATCTCAAAGAGGACAAATTAATTTCAGCAACAGTACCACGTTTTCAAATGTATTTCTACTACCTCCGGCCCAAACTACTTTTGGTCAGGGACAAAATGGAGTGTATAGCCCAGTGACGAGTGAATCCTGGGGAGATCGGTTTAATGGCGAGGTAAGAGACTTTGGATTACCTATCAATGGTGTCCAGCCCACTAAAGTATACGCTGCTCCAAGCAAGGACAATCGCTTAGCCTTTTTTGATACCGGTATTACCACGCAGAATGACTTATCTTTTTCGGGAGGTGACGAGAAAGGAACCTATTTTGTCTCGCTACAAGATGTACGGCTAAAAGGAGTGATTCCTGGCGACAAATCCAGTCGTACTGGAGCTAGATTCAACGGTTCTAGACGTTTTAACAAGCTGAATACATCTTTCAATCTAAACTATGTATTCTTTAAAAACAATACGACCAGTGATGGCCCGTGGCTGTCTGTCTATACACAGCCAGCAAATATAGATTATAAAGAAGCTCGTAGCTGGGAAGATCCAAGCTCGCCTAATCACCCATTGAATTGGTATAATCCGACCTCAGGCACGCGCAATCCCATCTTTATGGCAGATAATAATCGGAACACTTCCGATCAGCACACTCTCAATTCAAAGCTCGAATTTAACTACGAGTTTGCAGATTGGTTTGACGCGACCTACCGTACAGGGTTATATTTCCAATCAGAGCCCGGTCGTGTGACCAATCGTAAATTGGTATCCAATGTGGCGTCGAGGAATATCAATGGTTCTGTTAACGATACCCACCGCGGATTCACACGATTCAATAATGATTTGATTTTGAACTTTCATAAAGATTTTGGCGACTTTTCTACCAAATTGTTGTTGGGACAAAATGTTCGTATGGACGATACCAAGCAAATCAATGTTAGTGCAGCGAATCTATTATTTGAAGATATCTTCAATCAAGGCTCTAGAACAGGAGAACTTACTGGTGGATCTACCCTTACAAAATACCGATCGCTTGCGACCTACGGAGAGTTTACAGCTGGTTACCGAAACTACCTGTTCTTAACATTAACGGGGAGAAACGATCAAGTATCCGTGCTTGATCCCAACAACAACAGTTACTTCTCTCCGGGTATTAGCTCTTCATTCGTATTTACGGACGCTATCGAAGCTCTACGAGGCAATCGTATCTTGAATTACGGTCGAATCTACAGTTCTTACAATAAGACCGGAAATGTGACCTTAGATCCATACCGCTTGAACTTGGCCTACAGCCAGACTGCAGGTTTCCCATTTGGAAGTCTAGTAGGGTTTACCCCATCCTTGTCGGAGCCAAATCTATTGATCAAACCCGAATTCGTGAAATCCTTTGAAGTGGGTACACAGTTGGGTTTCTTCGACAACAGACTGCGTACGGATATCGCTTATGCCTATTCAGACTCGGATGGACAGATCTTCAATGCGGGGATTTCAAGTGCTACGGGATTTAACTCCACTATTGTAAACGCCGGTCAGGTT encodes:
- a CDS encoding helix-turn-helix transcriptional regulator; its protein translation is MSQVAERVSLHTRNDYEVKHMSLDEDFIVHNTMDNSSILVVSTRGKSTLLVEQEHIELKEEHCCFVYSKGVDLYLAAENAEAQVLMLTFRDGFLESSEIEFYHHENMITLLRSFTAPHTFYVPSLHTTVLDLVHTQFPERLASTFYRAKSLNIFCRLLEHLELVRERKNVHLREMDVEKVNLAKRIIENNLGQNYTIPQLAREVGTNEQYLKKHFKLFFGKTVFNYILECKMQKAKQLLKDHDLKISMISQQLGYKHATHFTTAFKKFFGYVPNSLRYMAIVTLNSIDSLGECALLVL
- a CDS encoding SusC/RagA family TonB-linked outer membrane protein — translated: MTTYAVDVLGQTHLTVEGRVVEEDERTPIKGVSVSVKENDRSGSVITGSQGSFRIRAHQGQTLVVSHIGYLTQEIQLERGQTNLEITLIKDFKMLSEVIVTGALGIKRQSRELGTSAQSVSNEELNLGKVVNPLLALSSKVAGLRINATDLTTGKTDPGIQIRLRGTRSMNRDKNDPLYVVDGVPLPDISRINPNDIQDITVLKGANAAALYGSEGVNGAIMITTKSGKSQRGQINFSNSTTFSNVFLLPPAQTTFGQGQNGVYSPVTSESWGDRFNGEVRDFGLPINGVQPTKVYAAPSKDNRLAFFDTGITTQNDLSFSGGDEKGTYFVSLQDVRLKGVIPGDKSSRTGARFNGSRRFNKLNTSFNLNYVFFKNNTTSDGPWLSVYTQPANIDYKEARSWEDPSSPNHPLNWYNPTSGTRNPIFMADNNRNTSDQHTLNSKLEFNYEFADWFDATYRTGLYFQSEPGRVTNRKLVSNVASRNINGSVNDTHRGFTRFNNDLILNFHKDFGDFSTKLLLGQNVRMDDTKQINVSAANLLFEDIFNQGSRTGELTGGSTLTKYRSLATYGEFTAGYRNYLFLTLTGRNDQVSVLDPNNNSYFSPGISSSFVFTDAIEALRGNRILNYGRIYSSYNKTGNVTLDPYRLNLAYSQTAGFPFGSLVGFTPSLSEPNLLIKPEFVKSFEVGTQLGFFDNRLRTDIAYAYSDSDGQIFNAGISSATGFNSTIVNAGQVINKTIEVMIGGTAIRKNDVTLEFGVNFSYTDTKAKNLYAGDEFNIFRQAYAIKGLQYPTLRMTDFKREGGKIVLDKDGNVIPSEDEEVLGTMVPPYLLGFNTRFSYKSFTLGFQIDSRLGSWMYSEVIPRMYTAGTHPETVKYDRQPFIMPNSMVRLADGSIVENTDVYSKGDRAWWDAYGKIQTTTAAKGDYLKLRELYIGYDLPEKWLSGQKMIKKASLGFVGNNLFIIRHSSNKIGDPEALYNQTDGYNSFRQIPSSRSMGFNVNLTF